The following nucleotide sequence is from Ahniella affigens.
GGTACGAACCCAGCCACCGCAGGCGTCAGGACCGCCGCGGTCCGGTTCTGTCGATCAACCTCCAGCACGCCCGTGGCGGTCGACAACCAGAGGCGCTCGGCGTTTCCGGTGATGTGCGAAATGCCGGCAATTTCCGGCACCCCTTGCAGGATGATCTGCCTGGGCGTGGCGTCAACGTTGGCGAGCCACCAGAGATGACCTTGTTCGTCGCCCAGCCAGATTGCACCGGCTTCGTCGCGCCAAATCGCCTGCAAGCCGGGCAGATCACCGGTTGCGGCGTGCACCGCAGTGACCGCGCGCGTCGGCAAGTCCACGCGCAGCAAACCAGACGACGTCGCCACCAGCATGCGTTTACCGTCGATCAGCAACCGAGCCGCATGTTCATCGGGAACTTGTCCGGACGACGACAATTTCAGCGTTTCGAAACGGTGGCCATCAAACGCGCTCAGGCCTTCCTGTGTCCCGATCCAGAGCTCACCGTTTGGATTGACCGCAATCGCTTGGACCAACGTATTCGGGAGCCCTTCGGTCGCTCCGAACACGGTTGCTGCCTGAACGGAGCCGCCACCACCTAGCCAGCCAACCAGCCCCAGCCCAAACCACAGGCTGATGTTGCCGGTGCGCCTGCAGAGACCGCGGAGCTGTTTGAGTGCTGCTTGACCCCTGCCCCACATGGGCTAGTCGGGCGCCAGATTCTGGGCAAGCCCGCACGGCTGGCCCGCGAGCCAGCAATGGGGTTGCACCGTGCGCCGCACCCCTGCCTCAGTCATCGGTCAGGATTCAGCCAATTCGGCCTCAGCGATCGGCTCGGCTTCTGTCTCGATTTGAAGTTCGCCATTCTGGACCGACAAGTGCACGCGCCCACCCTGGCTCAGCTTGCCGAACAACAATTCGTCCGCGAGTGGCCGCTTGACCTTTTCCTGCAGCACTCGGGACATCGGACGCGCGCCCATCTGCGGATCGAAGCCGTGCTCGGCGAGCCAGCGCCGTGCTTCCGAATCAGCCGACAGACTGACGCGCTTGTCGTGCAACTGGGCTTCAAGTTCGATCAGGAACTTGTCGACAACGCGCAGGATATGGTCGAAGTCCAGCGCCCGGAATTGGATGATGGTATCCAATCGGTTGCGGAATTCAGGCGAGAACATCTTGGTGATGGTCTCCATCGCATCGGTGCTGTGATCCTGGCGGACAAAGCCAATCGTTCGCCGCGACGCTTGGGCCGCACCGGCGTTGGTCGTCATGATCAGCACCGCGTTGCGGAACGTCGCTTCGCGACCATTCGAGTCGGTCAGCGCACCACGGTCCATGACCTGCAGCAGAATGTTGAATACGTCCGGGTGCGCTTTCTCGATCTCATCGAGCAGAATCACCGAGTGCGGATGCTTGGTGACCGCATCCGTCAACAGGCCGCCCTTGTCGAAGCCAACATAGCCCGGCGGCGCGCCAATCAAGCGCGACACCGAATGCGCTTCCATGTACTCCGACATGTCGAACCGAATGAGCTCAATACCGAGTTGCAGCGCGAGCTGGCGCGTAACCTCGGTCTTGCCGACTCCGGTCGGGCCGGCAAACAGGAAGCACCCAATCGGCTTGCCGGCGTTGGCGAGCCCCGAGCGTGCCATCTTGATCGAGGCAGTCAGCGAATCAATCGCATCGTCCTGACCGAACACGACCATCTTCAGATTGCGATCCAGGTTCTTCAACACTTCGCGATCGGACACCGACACTTGCTTCGGTGGAATCCGCGCCATCTTCGCAATGATGTACTCAATTTCGCCGACATCGACGATGTCCTTGCGCTCGCCCTCGGGCACCACGCGCTGACGCGCGCCGGCCTCGTCGATCACGTCAATCGCTTTGTCGGGTAACAGACGGTCACCGATGTGCTTGACCGACAGATCGACCGCGGCCTTCAGTGCATCCTGCGTGTAGACGATGTTGTGATGTTCTTCGAAGCGCGGCTTTAGCCCCTTCAGGATCTCCAACGCATCGGCCATGCTCGGCTCGACGATGTCAATCTTCTGGAACCGCCGCGACAGCGCTCGGTCCTTGTCGAAAATCTGCCGGAATTCCTGGAACGTGGTCGAGCCGATGCAGCGCAATTCGCCGCTGGACAGCACCGGCTTGATCAGATTCGACGCATCCATCGTGCCGCCGCTGGCCGAACCGGCGCCGATGATCGTGTGAATCTCATCGATGAACAAAATGGCCTTCGGATCCTTCTTGAGCTCGGCAATCACTGCCTTCAGGCGCTTCTCGAAGTCGCCGCGATATTTGGTGCCAGCGACCAAGGCACCCAGATCGAGCGCGTGAATCGTGCAGTCTTTCAGCACTTCCGGCACCTGGCCTTCGACGATGCGCTTGGCCAACCCCTCAGCAATCGCCGTCTTGCCGACACCGGCCTCGCCGACAAACAGCGGATTGTTCTTGCGCCGACGGCACAGCACCTGGATCGTGCGCTCGACTTCATCGCTGCGACCGATCAGCGGATCGATCTTGCCGAGACGTGCCGCTTCGTTCAGGTTATTGGCGAATTCGGTCAGCGGGTTGCCGCGCAGCTCGTTCTCGCCCTCCGGGTCGGCCGGATTGGGGTTCTTGCTCTCCGGCTCTGGATTCTTGGGTTCGTGGCCAATCTTCGCGATCCGGTGCGAAATGTAGTTGACGACATCCAAGCGGGTGATTTCCTGCTGATTGAGGAAATACACGGCGTGCGAATCCTTCTCGCCGAAGATCGCGACCAGCACGTTGGCGCCGGTGACCTCCGAACGGCCACTCGACTGGACGTGATACACCGCCCGTTGCAGGACGCGTTGGAACCCAAGGGTGGGCTGCGTGTCGCGGGAATCGCCTTGCGGCATCACCTGCACCGTCTCGGCGATGATCGAGCGGAGGTCCTGGGTCAGCTTCTTGAAATCGGCACCGCAAGCACGCAACACGTTTGCCGCGGATGCGTTATCGAGAAGGGCCAGAAGCAGATGCTCGACGGTCATGAATTCATGCCGTCGCTCGCGCGCATCCTTGTAGCACTGCGCCAGCGTCTGTTCGAGATCCTTGCTAAACATGGGTTTCACCTCCGAACGCCCGATGTAGGCCCTTTTTACCGCGGTTCAAGCTCTGTGCGCGACTGCCAGAGCGCCTGTTCACGAAACTTTCTCCATCGCGCACAGCAATGGGTGCTGATGACTGCGTGAAAATTCGTTGACCTGGTTGACCTTGGTCTCGGCCACTTCTCGTGTGTAGATGCCGCAAACGCCCTTGCCGCGGGTGTGAACATGCATCATGACCTGGTTGGCACGAGCAAAATCCATCGAAAAAAACATCTGCAAGACCGCGACGACGAACTCCATGGGGGTGTAATCGTCATTCAGCAAGACCACCTGAAACATGGGTGGCTTGGCGAGTTCGGGGCGCGATTCTTCGACGACGGCGCCGAACTCATGTTCGTGTTGTGGCGTATGGGCCATGTGCTCGTGACTGGAATTCCGGTTGCTTCGGTTCAGTATAGCGATGCATCGGCACGCGTCCATCGTTCCGGAACAAATGTCTGGGCGCGCCCGACCGGCGCCATGATCGCTTGCTTGCGGTTGTGGTGACGTCCGCCGGCTCCGGACTCGGTTGCTGGGTGAATCCATTGCCAGTGCGAACCGCGTCGGCTGGCCGGGCCCAGACGGCGCGGGTAAGCGCCTGAACCAAATTCAAGCCGTTTGGAGGATCGCCCCAATAAGCGCTACTAATCAATGATATAGCGAGCCAACCTGAGGCAATTCCGAGACCGGAAACACCTCACGCCGCACGCGCACGGGGCAAGCGCTAAACTATCGGGCTGTTTGCCAGAATCTGACTATGCACCAAACTCCTGTATGGCGACCCGATGTGACTGTGGCCGCGCTCGTCGAGCGCGACGGTGCATTTCTGTTTGTGGCCGAACGCGTCCGGGGCGAACTGGTATTGAACCAGCCCGCCGGACACTTGGAACAGCACGAGACCCTGATCGAGGCCACAATTCGCGAAGCGCGGGAAGAGACGCGCTGGACGATCCGGCCGACTGCCTTGCTCGGCGCGTATCAATGGCAGAGCCCGGAGCCGGGCCTAGGGTTCCTGCGCTTCACGTTTGTGGCAGATGCGATCGCGGAGGATCTCAGCCTGAGCCTGGATCAGGGGATCGAGCAAGTGTTGTGGCTGCGCCGGGACGAGTTGCTCCAATGCGGCATCAAGCATCGCAGCCCGCTCGTGCTCGCCAATGTCGACGACTATGTTCGGGGCCAGCGCCATGGGTTGGACCTTTGCCGATGGGTTGTGACCCCATGATTGCGGTTGGTGTCTCCGGCGGGGTCGATTCCTCGGTAGCCGCCTGGTTGCTCAAACAGTCCGGCGCAACAGTAGCCGGAATGTTCATGAAGAATTGGGAAGAAGACGACCCCTCCGGCGTCTGCCCTGCCGAAGCCGATGCTGCCGACGCCGCGCACATCTGCGAGACGCTCGGCATTCCGTTTTACACCCGCAATTTTGCCGCGGAGTACTGGGACGGGGTGTTTGAACTGTTCTTGTCGGAATACAAGATCGGCCGGACCCCGAATCCGGACATCCTGTGCAACCGCGAAATCAAGTTCAAGACCTTCTTGGAACATGCCGAGGACATTGGTGCCGAACGCATCGCAACGGGCCATTACGCCCGCGTGCGTGCCAGCAGCGGCCAGCACCAACTGCTCCGCGGCCGCGACGACAACAAGGACCAGAGCTATTTCCTGCACGCGATCAGCCAATCGGCACTGGCGCGCACGCTCTTTCCGGTGGGCGAGTTGCCCAAGCCCGAAGTTCGGCGGCTGGCAGCCGAAGCAGGACTGATTACCGCGGCAAAGAAGGATTCGACCGGAATCTGCTTTATCGGCGAACGGCGCTTCCGTGAATTTCTCGGACGCTTCATTCCCGCGCAGGCTGGCGACATTGAATCGATTGGCGGGCAGGTTGTCGGCCGACACCACGGTGTGTGTTTCTACACGATCGGCCAGCGCGAAGGCTTGGGCATTGGCGGTCGCCGCGATGCGCGACCGGAGCCCTGGTTCGTGGTCGGCAAGGATGTCCAGCGCAACGTGTTGATCGTTGACCAGGGCGAGTCGCCAGACCTGTTCTCGTCCCGCTTGGTTGCTCATACGCCGACGTTCATTGCGGGCGCACCACCGGCGTCCGAATTCGAATGCGTCGCCAAAACACGCTATCGGCAACCCGACCAGGCTTGCCGCGTGCGCGTCCACGATGACGGGCGCCTCACGGTCCTGTTTGCAGCACGCCAGCGCGCCGTCACGCCCGGGCAGTCGGTGGTCTTTTACGACGGGGATATCTGCCTCGGCGGTGCGGTCATTGATGCCACCGATGCCCGCTTTGGAGGGCTGTGATGGATTCCACTCCGCTCAGTGCCAAAGCCCAACAGGCACTTTGTCTTTGCGCCCTCGTCGATGCGGTACTTGGCGTGCGGGAGCTGGCGCAGGAAGGCCGGACGGAATTCGAAACGCGGAGCAGCCTGCTCGCGGCCATCTTCGAATTCGACGCCGACTCGCCGATCGCGCTGTATGGCACCAGCCCGCGCTTGGTGGCAGCCATAGCGGCTACAGAAGCTCGTTTCGCCAAAGCCGACGCGCGCCACGATGAGGTCACCCGGCTCGCAGCACAAGTACTCGCGTTGTCGAGACGACTGCGTTCGCGCCCTGAGGCCGGAGCGCGACTGCTGAAGGCGTTGGAACCCGCCGTTCGCCAGCGCCAACAGTTTGGCTTGCTGCACGAATACACCGTGCAATCGCTGGCTCAGGCCTATGTCGAAGCGATCTCGCCGCTCGCCGCGCCGATCCGGATTTTTGGCAATGCCACCTACCTATCGCAACCGCGCATCGCTGCCCAGGTGCGAGCGCTGATGCTCGCGGCAATGCGCGCCGCCGTGTTGTGGCGACACCTCGGCGGCAACGGCTGGTCGCTCTATTTTCGCCAGCGACACTGGCGCCAGGTCGTCCACGCGCTGCCCGCACAACTTGGCCTGACCCCATCTGATTGACGCAACATCACGCACGCGTTTGGGCTGCGATGGTGCCAACACTCAGGTCAATGACGCTGGCGCGTGACGCCGCTTGCGACCACGCCAGATCGCCGCCAACGCCAGCACCAGCAGGAACACGCCGTAGGCGAGCAGGCTGGCCAGGATCTGTGGCCAGAGCCGCCCGTAGACGGGATCGGCGTACCCGAGCCCGACGTAACCCGAAACCAACGCCAGCACCATGGCAACGATGATCGCCAGTCGGTCAAAGCCGGGCGCGTCCTGATGAGCACGACCCATGCGCCAATACACCCAGCACAGGATCAAGAACCAAGGCAGCAGCAGAATGGTCGCGAGCACGCTCATCATGCGCTGCTTCCGGCTTTGGCCTTTTCTGCCTTCTTCGCATCACGATCCGCACGCAGCGCCCGAATGGCCGCTTGCACGGCATCAGCAGCGACGGTTCCGACCGCCAGCACGGCACCCGCTTCGTCTTGCCACGCAAAGCCGCCGGCATGGGGATGCACCGCAAACTGGTCTCCTGACTCCAGCGCTTTGGCCATCCATTGCCCACTGTCTTTTGGCGCGGTGAAGCCCCGGCTCAGCAGCATGGTCTGGCCTTCTGCGGACACGAGCTTGAAGTAGAACAGCCCATCGCTCTCGCGATAGGTCTTGAACTCGGCGAGCGCCGGCAGCAACTTGCTTGATTCGGAAGCACTGCCCACCGGCAGCCTGGCGACCGAGCGCAATCCCACGGCCTGGTTCAGGCGTGCCAGAAACGGCGTGGCGCGTGCACGTGCGCGCTGTCCGCCGGCCTGCAGAATGGCCTCCAGTTCGTCGCGACCCTGAGCGGTTTCAGTGAGCTGCCGGTACCGTTCGCGCGCCGGTGCGAGATCTTGATTGATGCGCTCGAAAAGCTTTTGTTTTGCCTCACCCCAAGCAATGCCGTCGAGGAATGCTTGACGCATCGTGGCCGTCTCCTCAGCACTCGCAAAAGCCTGATAGATCGTGAAGATATGCGAGTCATCCGGATTCTTCGGCTCGCCCGGTGCCAGCGAGTTGGTGACAATGCCGAGAATGGCCTTGCGAAGCTCCGGCTCCGGCAGCCAGAGCGGAATGGTGTTGTCGTAGCTCTTCGACATCTTGCGGCCATCGAGCCCGGGCAGTATCGCCGTCTGCTCGTCGACCGCTGCGCTCGGCAACGTGAAAAACGCATCGCCATAAACATGGTTGAAGCGCGCCGCCAGATCGCGGGCAATCTCGATGTGCTGAATCTGATCGCGACCCACCGGAACCTGGTGCGCGTTGAAGATCAGAATGTCGGCGGCCATCAAGACTGGGTAGTTGAACAGGCCCATGCTGATGCCGGCGTCTTCATCGAGGCTCTGCGCGAGATTGGCGTCCACTGATGCCTTGTAGGCATGCGCGCGATTCAACAAACCCTTGCCGGCCACGCAGCTCAAATACCAGGTGAGCTGCGGGATCTCGGGGATGTCGCTCTGCCGATAGAAAAACACCTGCTCGTGATCGAGACCCAACGCGAGCCAGGTGGCGGCGATTTCCAGAGTCGAGCGCTGAATGCGCTCAGGCTCTTGGCATTTGACCAGCGCATGGAAGTCGGCGAGGAAATAAAACGACTCGACATCGGCGCGCTGGCTTGCGGCAATTGCCGGGCGAATGGCGCCGACGTAATTGCCGAGGTGCGGCGAGCCGGTGGTGGTAATACCGGTCAGGTGACGTTCACGCATGAAACGATTCCGAAAACCGTGAATGTACCAGGGTGAATGGCTGCCAACGACCCTCAGGTTTGGAACAGAACCAAACCCCGTCTTTGCCAGTCTGCGTTTATGCGAATACCACTCGCACAAGGAGAAACCATGAAACGCCTGCTTGCCGCCCTGCTCACATCGACTGCCGCGCTCGCCGCTTCGGCCCACACCCGTCAATTGGTGGATGTCACGGTGATCGATCGGGATACTGGCTTGGAAGCGCCGATCTATCATGACGGCGGCCAGACCTACCTCGCGGGTGAACCCGGCCATCGCTACGCGGTCCGCCTCAACAACCAGACCGGCGAGCGCGTCCTGGTGGTGCTCAGCATCGATGGCGTGAATGCCGTGAGCGGCGAAACGGCTGGCGCCAATCAGGCGGGCTACGTGCTGTCGCCTTACGAGCAGGCTGAGATCAACGGCTGGCGCAAGAGCCTCCGTGACGTCGCGCAGTTCGTGTTCTCGGCACCGGAATCGAGCTACGCGAGCCGTACTGGCCGCCCGGACAACGTTGGCGTGATTGGGGTAGCGGTGTTTCAGGAGCAGATGGCCTATGTGCCGCGCCCGCGCCCGCAGTACCCGATCGGCCGCTGGGATGACCGTCGGAAATCCTATGAAGAAGCGCCTTATGCAGAACGCGATGGTGCCGCTCCCGCTCCCGCTGCCCCGGCAACCGGTGGCGCCCGCGCGGAGTCTGGTGACGGCGTTGCCAAAAACCGCAGCCTGGCTGACGGCTATGGCAACAATGAGGCGCCGGACCTCGGTACCGCGCATGGCCAGCGTGAGTGGGCACCGGTGGGTACGACGGAGTTCCGTCGCCGCTCGAATCGTCCGGCCGAAGTGATCAGCATGCAGTATCGCAGCTACGAATTTCTCGTTGATCAAGGCATTGCGCCGCCGTGCCGCGGCAATCGTTGGAACTGTGAGCCGCGCCGACCAGAAGCCTTTCCGCTTGGCTTTGTGCCGGACCCGTATTGATCAACTTGATGTTCGCTGCGCGCGGCGAGGGCCTCAGGGCCCTCGCTTCGTTTTTCGGTTGAACCGGTCACGCACCCTGGGTGCCCAGTCGAAACCTCAGCCAATGGTGGACGCGTAACGCCACATCTGCCGCTGACGTTCCGAGCAGTGGGCCCACGTGGCTGGCGGTTGGCAAGTCCATGATTTCGAGCTGCCATGCGTGCGCCAAGGTGCGCGACGCCGCGGCCGGCACCTCCCGGTCCGCGCCGCTGATCAAGATGAGCCCGGGCATCGTTGGGCGTTGCACGAGCCGTCCCACCCTCGCGTCACGCAATACGGCACCGGATTCGTTCCGCCATTGGCGCCAGAGCCAGTGCCAAGTCGCCGGGCTCGCATCCGGAACAGCGCGTGCCGTGCTCTCGAGCGACGCGGTATCGGCCCAGGCTTCAATGGCAGGCGTGTCAACCTCGGGCAGCATGCCCAGGGCATCGCTTGCTGGTGGCATCGGGTTGATCAGCACCAGTGCCGCGGCATCGGTATCGGCCGCCAGTTCCATTGCCAGTAATCCGCCGAGACTGGCGCCGATCAGAATCGGGCGGGTTTTGATCGCCGCAATCGCATGCCGCAATTGCGCCAGATAATCGTCGTAGCGCGTCGCCGCGAGTCCCGATGGCGCCGGCTCCAAAGTCGGTACTGCGACCGACCATCCGTGCGCAGCGAGCACGCGCTGCCAAATCTGCCATTCGAACGCGCCGCCGCCAGCGCCGTGAATCAGGACGATCGTGCGCGCCGCATCAATGGCAACGAGACCTGCAGACATGGCGATAGGATCGACCGCACGGAGAGGAAGCCACAAGCTTGCCAGCCCGATAGCGAGGATGCCAGTCGCGATGGCGCCACGTGGCAGACTAACCGGCCGGATCACCACCGGTTTCGAACAGGCCTCCGCACCGAATACACTTCCCGGATGACTACATACTTCATTTCCGACTTGCATCTGCAAGAGTCCAGACCCGCGGCAACCGAATCATTTGCCGCCTTTCTGCAAGAGATTCGCGATAACGCCGCGGCGCTCTACATCCTGGGCGATTTGTTCGAGGTTTGGGTGGGCGACGATGATGACGCGCCGTTTGCATTGAGCATTCAGGCCATGTTGAAACAGCAGACCCAGTCGCATCCGGTCTATTTCGTGCATGGGAATCGCGACTTTCTGATCGGCCCTGCGTTTGCAGCTGCGACCGGCGTCACGCTGCTGCCCGACGAAACCCGGATCGACCTCAATGGCCAACCTACTCTGTTGCTGCACGGCGACACGCTGTGCACTGACGATCTCGCGTATCAGGCGTTTCGACGAACGAGTCGTGAGCCCGTCTGGCAGGCCGCCTTGCTGGCGCAACCATTGGCCGCCCGGCGCGCCTTTGCATTGCAGGCCCGAGCGGCCAGCCAAGAAGCGATGAAGGGCAAGAGCGAAGCGATCATGGACGCAAATCTGGATGCGGTGCGCGCGGCGTTCACCAAACACGCTTGCGCGCAAATGATTCATGGCCATACGCACCGGCCCGCCGTACACGACGAGCAGGCAGCGATGGTTGGTGGCCGCCGCGTCGTGCTCGGTGACTGGTATGAGCAAGGCTCGGTCCTCTGCGTCAGTCCAAGCGGGCTGACGT
It contains:
- the clpA gene encoding ATP-dependent Clp protease ATP-binding subunit ClpA; this encodes MFSKDLEQTLAQCYKDARERRHEFMTVEHLLLALLDNASAANVLRACGADFKKLTQDLRSIIAETVQVMPQGDSRDTQPTLGFQRVLQRAVYHVQSSGRSEVTGANVLVAIFGEKDSHAVYFLNQQEITRLDVVNYISHRIAKIGHEPKNPEPESKNPNPADPEGENELRGNPLTEFANNLNEAARLGKIDPLIGRSDEVERTIQVLCRRRKNNPLFVGEAGVGKTAIAEGLAKRIVEGQVPEVLKDCTIHALDLGALVAGTKYRGDFEKRLKAVIAELKKDPKAILFIDEIHTIIGAGSASGGTMDASNLIKPVLSSGELRCIGSTTFQEFRQIFDKDRALSRRFQKIDIVEPSMADALEILKGLKPRFEEHHNIVYTQDALKAAVDLSVKHIGDRLLPDKAIDVIDEAGARQRVVPEGERKDIVDVGEIEYIIAKMARIPPKQVSVSDREVLKNLDRNLKMVVFGQDDAIDSLTASIKMARSGLANAGKPIGCFLFAGPTGVGKTEVTRQLALQLGIELIRFDMSEYMEAHSVSRLIGAPPGYVGFDKGGLLTDAVTKHPHSVILLDEIEKAHPDVFNILLQVMDRGALTDSNGREATFRNAVLIMTTNAGAAQASRRTIGFVRQDHSTDAMETITKMFSPEFRNRLDTIIQFRALDFDHILRVVDKFLIELEAQLHDKRVSLSADSEARRWLAEHGFDPQMGARPMSRVLQEKVKRPLADELLFGKLSQGGRVHLSVQNGELQIETEAEPIAEAELAES
- the clpS gene encoding ATP-dependent Clp protease adapter ClpS, whose product is MAHTPQHEHEFGAVVEESRPELAKPPMFQVVLLNDDYTPMEFVVAVLQMFFSMDFARANQVMMHVHTRGKGVCGIYTREVAETKVNQVNEFSRSHQHPLLCAMEKVS
- a CDS encoding NUDIX domain-containing protein, producing the protein MHQTPVWRPDVTVAALVERDGAFLFVAERVRGELVLNQPAGHLEQHETLIEATIREAREETRWTIRPTALLGAYQWQSPEPGLGFLRFTFVADAIAEDLSLSLDQGIEQVLWLRRDELLQCGIKHRSPLVLANVDDYVRGQRHGLDLCRWVVTP
- the mnmA gene encoding tRNA 2-thiouridine(34) synthase MnmA, coding for MIAVGVSGGVDSSVAAWLLKQSGATVAGMFMKNWEEDDPSGVCPAEADAADAAHICETLGIPFYTRNFAAEYWDGVFELFLSEYKIGRTPNPDILCNREIKFKTFLEHAEDIGAERIATGHYARVRASSGQHQLLRGRDDNKDQSYFLHAISQSALARTLFPVGELPKPEVRRLAAEAGLITAAKKDSTGICFIGERRFREFLGRFIPAQAGDIESIGGQVVGRHHGVCFYTIGQREGLGIGGRRDARPEPWFVVGKDVQRNVLIVDQGESPDLFSSRLVAHTPTFIAGAPPASEFECVAKTRYRQPDQACRVRVHDDGRLTVLFAARQRAVTPGQSVVFYDGDICLGGAVIDATDARFGGL
- a CDS encoding lysogenization protein HflD translates to MDSTPLSAKAQQALCLCALVDAVLGVRELAQEGRTEFETRSSLLAAIFEFDADSPIALYGTSPRLVAAIAATEARFAKADARHDEVTRLAAQVLALSRRLRSRPEAGARLLKALEPAVRQRQQFGLLHEYTVQSLAQAYVEAISPLAAPIRIFGNATYLSQPRIAAQVRALMLAAMRAAVLWRHLGGNGWSLYFRQRHWRQVVHALPAQLGLTPSD
- a CDS encoding tryptophan--tRNA ligase is translated as MRERHLTGITTTGSPHLGNYVGAIRPAIAASQRADVESFYFLADFHALVKCQEPERIQRSTLEIAATWLALGLDHEQVFFYRQSDIPEIPQLTWYLSCVAGKGLLNRAHAYKASVDANLAQSLDEDAGISMGLFNYPVLMAADILIFNAHQVPVGRDQIQHIEIARDLAARFNHVYGDAFFTLPSAAVDEQTAILPGLDGRKMSKSYDNTIPLWLPEPELRKAILGIVTNSLAPGEPKNPDDSHIFTIYQAFASAEETATMRQAFLDGIAWGEAKQKLFERINQDLAPARERYRQLTETAQGRDELEAILQAGGQRARARATPFLARLNQAVGLRSVARLPVGSASESSKLLPALAEFKTYRESDGLFYFKLVSAEGQTMLLSRGFTAPKDSGQWMAKALESGDQFAVHPHAGGFAWQDEAGAVLAVGTVAADAVQAAIRALRADRDAKKAEKAKAGSSA
- a CDS encoding alpha/beta hydrolase, giving the protein MSAGLVAIDAARTIVLIHGAGGGAFEWQIWQRVLAAHGWSVAVPTLEPAPSGLAATRYDDYLAQLRHAIAAIKTRPILIGASLGGLLAMELAADTDAAALVLINPMPPASDALGMLPEVDTPAIEAWADTASLESTARAVPDASPATWHWLWRQWRNESGAVLRDARVGRLVQRPTMPGLILISGADREVPAAASRTLAHAWQLEIMDLPTASHVGPLLGTSAADVALRVHHWLRFRLGTQGA
- a CDS encoding UDP-2,3-diacylglucosamine diphosphatase, whose amino-acid sequence is MTTYFISDLHLQESRPAATESFAAFLQEIRDNAAALYILGDLFEVWVGDDDDAPFALSIQAMLKQQTQSHPVYFVHGNRDFLIGPAFAAATGVTLLPDETRIDLNGQPTLLLHGDTLCTDDLAYQAFRRTSREPVWQAALLAQPLAARRAFALQARAASQEAMKGKSEAIMDANLDAVRAAFTKHACAQMIHGHTHRPAVHDEQAAMVGGRRVVLGDWYEQGSVLCVSPSGLTLRTRAFPPG